In Plasmodium malariae genome assembly, chromosome: 11, the following proteins share a genomic window:
- the PmUG01_11030800 gene encoding RAP protein, putative, with product MITTKKEVCSLWNKFLHRSYLTPFHCLNSNRVVKCVRYDSFSSSTTSLNRTVDIYEQHVCSIEELKRCLFIERVSEYMFKKIIHKAKIDSKNDSNVTIEDMLLVLVVFNKNYPYFKDEYPEEFYHNICVNILSRIKLKIHYLYTSKMVIYTMNILTNLKLVDNIILDSYMNKCSYFILNEEYEIYDLVHFISIFSNIHIMKQESKFKKLKPFNWSLIKTICDKLTYNFDHLFMLYKDNTYSYKLRKEIKERMKMIRSDLSNKALNKLRNEASEDKNHCMHGIPSVGSSEPGKQSLFNISNGNSSRFGCSSMFEDESPHTLKTLLLISKSLRDLKYVHVSLLNEVMNKLKKDLLHTNEPYINISSHVTNKIFYIMQCFLFLQLEYHMFYKSILNVFQNHLKRLNNLVVVFFLLAKNKLFPSKTIHIFDSIFIEKVNNGLYDSTQLITLLESYAMHKYRETTLINCILFYLIPQNGSLERGQEELHVQIRKNNMCGHFSHCRDREADADRVVGGGEYHNTTQNADLYDHYEKGGSPRKGNNMDPLDCIMEDTTEIKSGKKIYSSGNITDGDTHTCSINDNYKDRLNGTSGISDIGSIGRIDDIGRIDDIGRIDGIGRIDGIGRIDGNQGAGLTNPSSSGHAHSCSKQYAPLDLSESIRVLYSLFKLDIYEEKLTSQICNSLNDRTIHVISYKLLIKLLLCLCYFSIDNVNIYNLMLKNLIKYDIILDSIYLTQLQICELALRTQHVPNVYHKLDIECKEYINCIRNKIKEIEYHIKSDLQENVKQILLTFNLCAEEEVPIGPYNVDFVEEDKAVFYFAKDYISTTIEKKKKINCSSSTPGYTYDTNCFSQNLKSEGNPQKGSTPLNQTGSTTLGQTRESYISQNGEQLRMDRESSSTPPKGVHNRQQIEENKIIIEVDGEHHFYKNTKSYTSFSKLKHKLLNDLGYTVINIPYFVWALLKTDLHKKAYIKKLLSDKTNFHLRQILSLNQSNEPLSKSQVSQINQTVQQSKSKTNFLIDIAKYRKKNKLKFLKKKIKNV from the coding sequence ATGATTACTACGAAAAAAGAGGTTTGTTCGTTGTGGAACAAATTCCTCCACAGAAGCTACCTCACCCCATTCCATTGTTTAAACAGTAACCGAGTTGTGAAATGTGTAAGATATGACTCCTTTAGTAGTTCTACAACTAGCTTAAACAGAACTGTggatatatatgaacaacaTGTTTGCAGTATAGAAGAGCTAAAAAgatgtttatttattgaaaGAGTAAgtgaatatatgtttaaaaaaataattcataaagCAAAAATAGATAGTAAGAATGATAGCAATGTAACTATTGAGGATATGCTATTAGTACTAGTAgtgtttaataaaaattatccaTATTTTAAGGATGAATACCCAGAAGAgttttatcataatatatgTGTGAACATACTAagtagaataaaattaaaaattcattatttatatactagCAAAATGGTAATATACACAATGAATATTCTAACCAATTTAAAATTAGTTGacaatattatattagaTTCATATATGAATAAGTGTTCatactttatattaaatgaagaatACGAAATTTATGACcttgttcattttatttcgATATTCagtaatatacatattatgaaACAAGAAtccaaatttaaaaagttaaagCCTTTCAACTGGTCTTTAATAAAAACCATATGTGATAAGTTAACTTATAATTTTGACCATTTATTTATGCTGTACAAGGATAATACTTATTCGTACAAGTTGAGGAAAGAAATTAAGGAACGTATGAAAATGATTAGAAGTGATCTGAGTAATAAGGCGCTTAATAAACTTCGTAATGAAGCGAGTGAGGATAAAAACCACTGTATGCATGGGATCCCTTCCGTGGGATCTTCTGAACCTGGAAAGCAAAGCTTGTTCAACATTAGCAATGGCAATAGTAGCCGTTTTGGATGCTCATCAATGTTTGAGGATGAGTCTCCGCACACACTAAAGACGCTTCTGCTCATCAGCAAAAGCTTAAGAGATTTGAAATATGTTCATGTGAGTTTATTAAACGAAGTTATGAATAAACTAAAAAAGGATTTACTACATACGAACGAaccatatattaatataagtaGCCATGTAaccaataaaatattttatatcatgcaatgctttttatttttgcaattGGAGTatcatatgttttataaaagcatcttaaatgtatttcagaatcatttaaaaagattaaaCAATTTAGtagttgttttttttttattagcaaaaaataaattattcccTTCTAAAactattcatatatttgattcaatttttatagaaaagGTCAATAATGGACTTTATGATTCGACACAACTCATTACCCTTTTAGAGTCATATgcaatgcataaatatagaGAAACTACTCTAATTAAttgtatacttttttatttgattccGCAAAATGGGTCCTTGGAAAGGGGACAAGAAGAATTACATGTTCAGATTAGGAAGAACAACATGTGTGGTCACTTCTCCCATTGTAGGGATAGAGAAGCAGATGCAGATAGAGTTGTTGGTGGAGGAGAGTACCACAATACGACGCAAAATGCAGACTTGTATGATCATTATGAAAAAGGAGGTTCACCCAGAAAGGGAAATAATATGGACCCGTTAGACTGCATAATGGAGGATACTACTGAAATTAAGAGcggcaaaaaaatatatagtagtGGAAATATCACTGATGGTGATACACACACATGTAgtataaatgataattataagGACAGATTAAATGGAACAAGTGGAATCAGTGATATTGGCAGTATTGGTAGAATTGACGATATTGGTAGAATTGACGATATTGGTAGAATTGACGGTATTGGTAGAATTGACGGTATTGGTAGAATTGACGGTAATCAAGGAGCAGGGCTTACAAATCCCAGCAGTTCTGGTCATGCCCACAGCTGCAGTAAACAGTACGCTCCACTCGACCTGAGTGAGAGCATAAGAGTGCTCTATAGCCTGTTCAAATTAGACATTTATGAAGAAAAGCTAACAAGTCAAATATGCAATTCATTGAACGATCGAACTATACATGTTATAAGCTACAAGttgttaattaaattattactatGCTTATGTTACTTTTCAATtgataatgtaaatatatataatttaatgcttaaaaatttaataaaatatgatataatcTTAGATAGCATATATTTAACACAATTACAAATATGCGAACTTGCACTTAGGACTCAACATGTACCTAATGTATACCATAAATTAGATATTGAAtgtaaagaatatattaattgtataagaaataaaattaaagaaatagAGTATCATATTAAATCAGACCTACAAGAGAATGTAAAACAGATCCTTTTgacttttaatttatgtgcAGAAGAGGAAGTACCCATTGGACCTTATAATGTCGACTTTGTTGAAGAGGATAAAgctgttttttattttgcaaaaGATTATATCTCAACaacaatagaaaaaaaaaaaaaaataaattgtagCAGTAGTACACCTGGTTATACATATGACACAAACTGCTTCTCGCAAAATTTGAAAAGTGAAGGAAACCCACAAAAAGGTAGTACTCCATTGAATCAAACGGGTAGTACTACATTGGGACAAACACGCGAAAGTTACATATCACAGAATGGTGAGCAACTTAGGATGGATAGAGAAAGTAGTAGTACTCCCCCCAAAGGGGTACACAATCGACAACAAATTGAAGAGAACAAAATAATCATAGAAGTAGATGGTGAAcaccatttttataaaaacacaAAATCGTACACatctttttcaaaattaaaacataagcTGCTAAATGATTTGGGCTATACTGTCATTAATATACCATATTTTGTTTGGGCTTTATTAAAAACAGATTTACACAAAAAAgcttatattaaaaaattattatcagATAAGactaattttcatttaagaCAAATTCTATCACTTAATCAAAGTAATGAACCATTAAGTAAAAGTCAAGTTTCTCAAATAAACCAAACTGTACAACAGTCCAAGAGTAAAACAAACTTTTTGATAGACATTGcgaaatatagaaaaaaaaataagctgaaatttttaaaaaagaaaatcaaAAATGTGTAA